In Puntigrus tetrazona isolate hp1 chromosome 22, ASM1883169v1, whole genome shotgun sequence, one genomic interval encodes:
- the gpd1b gene encoding glycerol-3-phosphate dehydrogenase 1b has translation MAAKKVCIIGSGNWGSAIAKIVGANAAKYSTFDNTVNMWVFEEMVNGRKLTEIINNEHENIKYLPGHKLPPNVLAVPDLLEAVKGADILIFVIPHQFVSRVCDTIKGHIKTDAVGMSLIKGVDEGPDGLKLISDVIREKLGITMTVLMGANLANEVADEKFCETTIGCKSKAHGPLLKELMQTQNFRVTVVEEADVVEICGALKNIVAVGAGFCDGLDFGDNTKAAVIRLGLMEMIAFARLFCTASPVSPATFLESCGVADLITTCYGGRNRKIGEAFARTGKTIEELEKELLNGQKLQGPATAAEVHQILKHKNLVEKFPLFNAVYQICFHGHPVKEFITCLQNHPEHM, from the exons ATGGCGGCCAAGAAAGTCTGCATTATCGGCTCTGGCAACTG GGGTTCTGCCATTGCCAAGATAGTGGGCGCCAATGCAGCAAAATACAGCACGTTTGATAACACAGTGAACATGTGGGTGTTTGAGGAGATGGTCAATGGACGCAAACTCACTGAAATCATCAACAACGAACACGAGAATATAAAATACTTGCCCGGACACAAGCTACCGCCCAACGTG TTAGCGGTACCGGATCTGTTAGAAGCAGTGAAGGGTGCAGATATTCTCATTTTCGTCATCCCTCACCAGTTTGTGTCCCGAGTCTGTGACACCATTAAGGGTCACATCAAAACGGACGCTGTGGGGATGTCCCTCATTAAG GGTGTGGATGAGGGTCCTGACGGACTGAAACTGATCTCTGATGTCATTAGGGAAAAACTCGGCATCACCATGACCGTGCTGATGGGAGCCAATCTGGCCAATGAGGTCGCGGACGAGAAATTCTGTGAAACTACCATTG GGTGTAAAAGCAAAGCTCACGGGCCCCTGCTGAAGGAACTGATGCAAACTCAAAACTTCCGTGTGACGGTGGTGGAAGAGGCTGATGTTGTTGAGATCTGTGGGGCGTTAAAG aatattGTGGCAGTGGGCGCCGGTTTCTGCGACGGTCTGGACTTCGGTGACAACACCAAGGCCGCCGTGATCCGTCTGGGTCTGATGGAGATGATCGCTTTCGCTCGGTTATTCTGCACGGCCAGTCCGGTTTCTCCCGCCACGTTCCTGGAGAGCTGCGGCGTCGCCgatctcatcaccacctgctaCGGAGGACGCAACCGCAAAATCGGAGAAGCGTTCGCTAGAACGGGGAAA ACTATCGAGGAGCTTGAGAAGGAACTGCTGAACGGCCAGAAACTTCAAGGTCCGGCAACCGCAGCAGAAGTTCATCAGATCCTCAAACACAAAAACCTGGTGGAAAA GTTCCCCCTGTTTAATGCCGTTTATCAGATCTGTTTCCACGGTCACCCGGTCAAAGAGTTCATCACCTGCCTACAGAACCATCCAGAACACATGTGA
- the LOC122327538 gene encoding uncharacterized protein LOC122327538, with amino-acid sequence MLCQSSFTVAVCVSGVSAAEQDEIKKKSVMERESVTLYSRLTNNPNTLITWYFNDTPIAGIPGDQSKICTDVHCDADERFKDRLELDRTGSLTITNIGTEDSGEYKLQISNSRFSIIRSFSVSAVSGAGGVPVSVKNGDSVTLLTGVKTEQQESIMWYFNDKTIVEITGYVSKICTNYWCKLRFRDRLKVDEFGSLTIMSIRAEDRDGFYKQIIGGRFVFSFSF; translated from the exons AtgttgtgtcaaagcagctttacagtagctgtttgtgtttcaggtgtttctGCTGCTGAACAAGATGAAATTAAGAAAAAGTCAGTTATGGAGAGAGAATCTGTCACTTTATACAGTCGTTTAACAAACAACCCAAATACTTTGATAACATGGTATTTTAATGACACTCCCATTGCTGGAATCCCTGGAGATCAAAGTAAAATCTGTACGGATGTTCATTGTGATGCTGATGAGAGATTCAAAGACAGACTGGAGCTCGATCGGAcaggatctctgaccatcacgaaCATTGGAACAGAAGACTCTGGAGAATATAAACTACAGATCAGCAACAGCAGGTTCAGCATCATTAGGAGCTTCAGTGTTTCTGCTG TGTCTGGTGCAGGTGGTGTTCCAGTGTCAGTGAAGAATGGAGATTCAGTCACACTACTAACTGGTGTTAAAACAGAACAACAGGAAAGTATTATGTggtattttaatgacaaaacaatTGTTGAAATCACTGGATATGTCAGTAAGATCTGTACCAATTACTGGTGTAAAttgagattcagagacagactgaaggtCGATGAGtttggatctctgaccatcatgagCATCAGAGCTGAAGATAGAGATGgattttataaacaaatcatCGGTGGCCGCTTCGTATTTAGcttcagtttttaa
- the smarcd1 gene encoding SWI/SNF-related matrix-associated actin-dependent regulator of chromatin subfamily D member 1 — MAARSGFQPATPGGGGAPMGPGPPVAGAGPGMGPGTPSGRMGPGGPQNHMYRSPMPGYPRPGMPPASRMTPQGPSMGPPGYGASPVSRPGMPVMDPSRKRPPPNQIQQVQQQNRNQHAKKKKMADKILPQRIRELVPESQAYMDLLAFERKLDQTIMRKRLDIQEALKRPIKQKRKLRIFISNTFNPAKPDAEDGEGTVASWELRVEGRLLEDTAVSKYEATKQKRKFSSFFKSLVIELDKDLYGPDNHLVEWHRTATTQETDGFQVKRPGDVGVRCTVLLMLDYQPPQFKLDPRLARLLGIHTQTRPVIIQALWQYVKTHKLQDPHEREFINCDKYLQQIFETQRMKFSEIPQRLHALLMPPEPIIINHVISVDPNDQKKTACYDIDVEVDDTLKTQMNSFLLSTASQQEIAGLDNKIHETIETINQLKTQREFMLSFARDPQGFINDWLQSQCRDLKTMTDVVGNPEEERRAEFYYQPWAQEAVCRYFYSKVQQRRQELEQALGIRNT; from the exons ATGGCGGCGCGTAGTGGTTTTCAGCCTGCGACACCCGGAGGCGGCGGAGCTCCGATGGGACCCGGACCGCCGGTAGCCGGTGCGGGGCCCGGAATGGGTCCCGGTACGCCCTCGGGACGGATGGGGCCCGGCGGCCCGCAGAACCATATGTATCGATCACCGATGCCCGGATACCCG AGACCAGGAATGCCTCCAGCCAGTCGCATGACCCCTCAGGGACCCTCTATGGGACCCCCAGGTTACGGGGCCAGTCCAGTGTCCCGTCCCGGTATGCCAGTCATGGACCCGTCTCGCAAACGACCACCGCCAAATCAGATTCAACAGGTCCAGCAACAGAATCGCAACCAACA tgccaagaagaagaaaatggcAGATAAAATTCTACCTCAGAGA atCAGAGAGCTTGTTCCAGAGTCTCAGGCGTACATGGACCTGCTGGCGTTTGAGAGGAAGCTCGACCAGACCATCATGCGCAAAAGGCTCGATATTCAGGAAGCTCTCAAAAGACCCATCAAG caaaaaagaaaactacGCATATTTATCTCCAACACCTTCAATCCTGCCAAACCAGATGCAGAGGATGGCGAAGGAACTGTTGCATCTTGGGAACTGCGTGTGGAAGGACGACTCCTTGAAGAC ACTGCTGTGTCCAAGTATGAAGCCACCAAGCAAAAGAGGaagttttcctcttttttcaAGTCTTTAGTGATCGAGTTGGACAAAGACTTATATGGACCTGACAATCATTTGGTGGAG TGGCACCGAACAGCCACGACTCAGGAGACCGATGGATTTCAGGTGAAGAGGCCTGGAGATGTTGGCGTCCGTTGTACTGTACTGCTCATGCTGGACTACCAG cCTCCTCAGTTTAAATTGGACCCCAGACTGGCCCGGTTGCTGGGGATCCACACTCAAACGCGGCCTGTGATCATTCAGGCTTTGTGGCAATATGTGAAGACCCACAAACTCCAGGACCCTCATGAACGAGAGTTCATTAACTGTGATAAATACCTCCAGCAG ATCTTTGAAACCCAGAGGATGAAGTTTTCTGAGATTCCTCAACGTCTGCATGCACTACTGATGCCCCCCGAGCCGATCATCATCAACCATGTCATAAG CGTGGATCCCAATGACCAGAAAAAGACTGCGTGCTACGATATAGACGTGGAGGTGGATGACACCCTGAAGACCCAGATGAACTCTTTTCTGCTGTCCACGGCCAGTCAGCAAGAGATTGCAGGCCTTGACAACAAG ATCCATGAGACCATTGAAACCATTAACCAGCTGAAGACTCAAAGGGAGTTTATGTTGAGCTTTGCACGTGACCCGCAGGGCTTCATCAATGACTGGCTCCAGTCGCAGTGCCGAGACTTGAAG ACTATGACTGATGTGGTTGGAAACccagaggaagagaggagagcCGAGTTCTACTACCAACCCTGGGCTCAGGAAGCTGTGTGCCGATATTTCTATTCAAAG GTTCAGCAAAGGAGACAGGAGCTGGAACAGGCTCTTGGCATTCGAAACACATAA